In a single window of the Canis lupus dingo isolate Sandy chromosome 18, ASM325472v2, whole genome shotgun sequence genome:
- the PIK3CG gene encoding phosphatidylinositol 4,5-bisphosphate 3-kinase catalytic subunit gamma isoform encodes MEPQGREPRVVLREDHRRRRRRMKARGPAAGLPSMELIPIEFVLPTSQRSSKAPETALLHVAGHGNVEQMKAQVWLRALETSAAADFYQRLGPDHFVLLYQKKGQWYEIYDRYQVVQTLDCLRYWQLLHRSPGQIHVVQRRAPSAATLAFQRQLTALIGYDVTDLSNVHDNELEFTRRRLVTPRMLEVAGRDPELYAMHPWVTSKPLPDYLRKRIPNNCVFIVIHRGTTSQTVKVSADDTPGAILRSFFAKMAKKKALMGIPEGQSERDFVLRVCGRDEYLVGDTPLQNFQWVRQCLKNGEEIHLVLDAPPDPALDEVRKEEWPLVDDCTGVTGYHEQLTIHGKDHESVFTVSLWDCDRRFRVKIRGIDIPVLPRNADLTVFVEANIQHGQQVLCQRRTSPKLFTEEVLWNVWLEFSIKIKDLPRGALLNLQVYCSKAPTLSAKASADAPGAGSEARGKAQLLYYVNLLLIDHRFLLRRGEYVLHMWQISGKGEDQGSFNADKLTSATNPDKENSMSISILLDNYCHPIALPKHRPTPDPEGDRVRAEMPNQLRKQLEAIIATDPLNPLTAEDKELLWHFRYESLKHPKAYPKLFSSVKWGQQEIVAKTYQLLARREVWDQSALDVGLTMQLLDCNFSDENVRAIAVQKLESLEDDDVLHYLLQLVQAVKFEPYHDSALARFLLKRGLRNKRIGHFLFWFLRSEIAQSRHYQQRFAVLLEAYLRGCGTAMLHDFTQQVQVIEMLQKVTIDIKSLSAEKYDVSSQVISQLKQKLENLQNLNLPESFRVPYDPGLKAGALVIEKCKVMASKKKPLWLEFKCADPTALSNETIGIIFKHGDDLRQDMLILQILRIMESIWETESLDLYLLPYGCISTGDKIGMIEIVKDATTIAKIQQSTVGNTGAFKDEVLNHWLKEKCAIEEKFQAAVERFVYSCAGYCVATFVLGIGDRHNDNIMITETGNLFHIDFGHILGNYKSFLGINKERVPFVLTPDFLFVMGTSGKKTSLHFQKFQDVCVKAYLALRHHTNLLIILFSMMLMTGMPQLTSKEDIEYIRDALTVGKNEEEAKKYFLDQIEVCRDKGWTVQFNWFLHLVLGIKQGEKHSA; translated from the exons ATGGAGCCGCAGGGCCGTGAGCCGCGGGTGGTGCTGAGGGAGGACCACCGCCGCCGGCGCCGGAGGATGAAGGCGCGCGGCCCGGCGGCCGGCCTGCCGTCCATGGAGCTCATCCCCATCGAGTTCGTGCTGCCCACCAGCCAGCGCAGCAGCAAGGCCCCCGAGACGGCGCTGCTGCACGTGGCGGGCCACGGCAACGTGGAGCAGATGAAGGCGCAGGTGTGGCTGCGCGCGCTGGAGACGAGCGCGGCGGCCGACTTCTACCAGCGCCTCGGGCCCGACCACTTCGTGCTGCTCTACCAGAAGAAGGGCCAGTGGTACGAGATCTACGACCGGTACCAGGTGGTGCAGACGCTCGACTGCCTGCGCTACTGGCAGCTGCTGCACCGGAGCCCCGGCCAGATCCACGTGGTGCAGCGGCGCGCGCCCTCGGCCGCCACGCTCGCCTTCCAGCGGCAGCTCACGGCGCTCATCGGCTACGACGTCACCGACCTCAGCAACGTGCACGACAACGAGCTCGAGTTCACGCGCCGCCGCCTGGTCACGCCGCGCATGCTGGAGGTGGCCGGCCGCGACCCCGAGCTCTACGCCATGCACCCGTGGGTGACGTCCAAGCCCCTGCCCGACTACCTGCGGAAGAGGATCCCCAACAACTGCGTCTTCATCGTCATCCACCGCGGCACCACCAGCCAGACGGTCAAGGTGTCGGCCGACGACACCCCGGGCGCCATCCTCCGGAGCTTCTTCGCCAAGATGGCCAAGAAGAAGGCCCTGATGGGCATCCCCGAGGGCCAGAGCGAGCGGGACTTCGTGCTGCGCGTGTGCGGCCGCGACGAGTACCTGGTGGGGGACACGCCCCTCCAGAACTTCCAGTGGGTGAGGCAGTGCCTCAAGAACGGAGAGGAGATCCACCTGGTGCTCGACGCGCCTCCGGACCCGGCCCTGGACGAGGTGAGGAAGGAGGAGTGGCCGCTCGTGGATGACTGCACGGGGGTCACCGGCTACCACGAGCAGCTCACCATCCACGGCAAGGACCACGAGAGCGTGTTCACCGTGTCCCTGTGGGACTGCGACCGCAGGTTCAGGGTCAAAATCCGAGGCATCGACATCCCCGTGCTGCCCCGCAACGCCGACCTCACCGTCTTCGTGGAGGCCAACATCCAGCACGGGCAGCAGGTCCTCTGCCAGAGGAGAACCAGCCCCAAGCTCTTCACGGAGGAGGTGCTCTGGAACGTGTGGCTGGAGTTCAGCATCAAGATCAAGGACCTGCCGCGAGGGGCCCTCCTGAACCTGCAGGTCTACTGCAGCAAGGCCCCCACGCTGTCCGCCAAGGCCTCGGCCGACGCGCCCGGCGCCGGGTCCGAGGCCAGGGGCAAAGCCCAGCTCCTCTACTACGTGAACCTGCTGCTGATAGACCACCGCTTCCTGCTGCGCCGCGGGGAGTACGTGCTCCACATGTGGCAGATCTCCGGAAAGGGCGAGGACCAGGGCAGCTTCAACGCCGACAAGCTCACGTCGGCCACCAACCCCGACAAGGAGAACTCCATGTCCATCTCCATTCTTCTGGACAATTACTGTCACCCCATAGCCTTGCCCAAGCATCGGCCCACCCCTGACCCCGAAGGGGACCGGGTTCGAGCAGAAATGCCCAACCAGCTTCGCAAGCAGCTGGAGGCGATCATAGCCACGGATCCCCTTAACCCTCTCACGGCCGAGGACAAGGAATTGCTCTGGCATTTTCGATACGAAAGTCTCAAGCATCCAAAGGCCTATCCTAAGCTGTTTAGCTCCGTAAAATGGGGACAGCAAGAGATCGTGGCCAAAACATACCAGCTGTTGGCCAGACGGGAGGTCTGGGACCAAAGCGCTTTGGACGTGGGCTTAACCATGCAACTCCTGGACTGCAACTTTTCGGATGAGAACGTCAGAGCCATCGCAGTTCAGAAACTGGAGAGCTTGGAGGACGATGATGTCCTGCATTACCTGCTGCAGCTGGTCCAG GCTGTGAAATTTGAACCATACCATGACAGCGCCCTCGCCAGATTTCTGCTGAAGCGTGGCTTAAGA AACAAAAGAATTGGTCATTTCTTGTTTTGGTTCTTGAGAAGCGAGATAGCCCAGTCCAGGCACTATCAGCAGAGGTTTGCCGTGCTTCTGGAAGCCTATCTAAGGGGCTGCGGCACTGCCATGCTGCACGACTTCACTCAACAAGTTCAAGTGATTGAGATGCTACAGAAGGTCACCATTGATATCAAATCGCTCTCTGCTGAAAAATACGATGTCAGTTCCCAAG TTATTTCACAACTTAAGCAAAAGCTTGAGAACCTGCAGAATTTGAATCTCCCAGAAAGCTTTCGAGTGCCGTAtgatcctggactgaaggcaggagcACTAGTG ATTGAAAAATGTAAAGTGATGGCCTCCAAGAAAAAGCCCCTATGGCTTGAGTTTAAATGTGCTGACCCTACAGCCCTATCGAATGAAACGATTGGGATCATCTTTAAACACGGGGATGATCTGCGCCAAGACATGCTGATTTTACAG ATTCTACGAATCATGGAATCCATTTGGGAGACAGAATCTTTGGATCTGTACCTCCTGCCATATGGTTGCATTTCAACTGGAGACAAAATAG GGATGATTGAGATCGTGAAAGATGCCACAACAATTGCCAAAATTCAGCAAAGCACAGTGGGCAACACAGGTGCATTCAAAGATGAAGTCCTGAATCACTGGCTCAAAGAAAAATGTGCTATTGAAGAAAAG TTTCAGGCAGCTGTGGAGAGATTTGTTTATTCCTGTGCTGGCTACTGTGTGGCTACCTTCGTCCTGGGAATAGGTGACAGGCACAATGACAATATTATGATCACAGAGACAG GAAATCTATTTCATATTGACTTTGGACACATTCTTGGGAATTACAAAAGTTTCCTGGGCATTAATAAAGAGAGAGTGCCATTTGTGCTAACCCCAGACTTCCTGTTTGTGATGGGAACTTCAGGAAAGAAGACAAGCCTACACTTCCAGAAATTTCAG GACGTCTGCGTTAAGGCTTACCTCGCCCTTCGCCACCACACAAACCTACTGATCATCCTGTTCTCCATGATGCTGATGACGGGAATGCCCCAGTTAACAAGCAAAGAAGATATCGAATATATTCGGGATGCTCTAACAGTGGGGAAGAACGAAGAGGAAGCTAAGAAGTATTTTCTTGATCAGATCGAGGTTTGCAGGGACAAAGGATGGACTGTGCAGTTTAACTGGTTCCTGCATCTCGTCCTGGGCATCAAACAAGGAGAGAAACATTCTGCCTAG